A single Populus alba chromosome 7, ASM523922v2, whole genome shotgun sequence DNA region contains:
- the LOC118047895 gene encoding cysteine-rich receptor-like protein kinase 34, which yields MGSKTIVSLLLHVIIVSITLTDAQMICYTTGNFTANSTYAKNRDLALRSLASNVTNNGGFYNTTIGLGNDTVYGLVLCMASPSAENCSSCVNDAIRTLMASCPNQKEAISWGGNPVPCIVHYGNRYFLGSLELSPTDAGYNTGLIDANFRQFLQIWSGLMTDTVTIASTSSSRLMPAAETADLSSTQKIYVFMQCTPDVSPSNCSVCLQHCVDYYKSCCNGYQGGYARTPNCFFRWDLYPFYDLFPQVTSPPPSPSPPSPSPPFVISSPPPTNTTIRKGKENTASRTVIVTIVPTAIFLALAILILTIFCFRKPKQEVKNFDEISITKCWEFKFATIKLATNDFSDDNKLGQGGFGAVYKGILADGQAIAVKRLSSNSGQGEVEFKNEVRLLAKLDHRNLVRLLGFCLEGTEKLLIYEFVPNSSLDQFIHDPNKRFILDWEKRYKIIEGIARGILYLHQDSQLRIIHRDLKPSNILLDGNMNAKISDFGMAKLMKTDQTHDAASRIAGTFGYIAPEYARKRQFSVKSDVFSFGVLVLEIVSGQKPSFRDGDDIEHLTSHAWRRWREGTALDLIDPILRNDSAAAMMRCIHIGLLCVQDNVADRPTMAAVVLMLSNSSFTLHIPSKPAFFISRRTDQPASSLISYTSRMTQSQLKTVPPSKNEISITELDPR from the exons ATGGGTTCTAAAACTATCGTCTCTCTTCTTTTACATGTTATTATCGTAAGCATCACTCTTACCGATGCTCAAATGATCTGTTATACCACAGGAAACTTTACAGCTAATAGCACCTACGCAAAAAACCGAGACCTTGCTCTCCGTTCACTAGCTTCCAATGTCACAAACAATGGGGGTTTCTACAATACTACAATAGGTTTAGGCAATGACACAGTTTATGGTCTTGTGCTCTGTATGGCTTCCCCATCAGCTGAAAATTGTTCCAGCTGCGTCAATGATGCTATTCGAACTCTCATGGCAAGTTGTCCAAACCAAAAAGAAGCAATTTCATGGGGAGGGAATCCGGTTCCATGTATTGTACATTATGGCAATCGTTATTTTTTAGGATCACTTGAGCTATCTCCTACTGATGCTGGATATAATACGGGTCTCATTGACGCAAATTTTAGACAGTTTCTTCAAATTTGGAGTGGTTTGATGACAGACACAGTAACAATAGCTTCCACGAGCTCATCCAGGCTTATGCCAGCAGCTGAGACAGCAGACCTATCATCCActcaaaaaatttatgtatttatgcAGTGCACTCCTGATGTATCACCGAGTAATTGCAGTGTTTGCCTACAACATTGCGTAGATTACTATAAAAGTTGCTGCAACGGGTATCAAGGAGGTTATGCCCGGACACCGAACTGTTTTTTTCGGTGGGATTTGTATCCCTTCTACGACTTATTTCCTCAAGTAACATCTCCAccaccatctccatctccaCCATCTCCATCTCCTCCATTTGTAATTAGTTCTCCTCCGCCAACCAATACCACAATCAGGAAAG GGAAGGAGAATACTGCTTCTCGGACAGTTATTGTTACCATCGTCCCTACAGCTATCTTCTTGGCACTTGCTATCCTTATTCTCACCATTTTCTGTTTTAGGAAGCCAAAGCAAGAGGTCAAAA ATTTCGATGAAATTAGTATCACAAAATGCTGGGAATTCAAATTCGCCACCATCAAACTTGCAACAAACGACTTCTCTGATGATAATAAGCTTGGACAAGGTGGTTTTGGTGCTGTTTACAAG GGTATACTTGCAGACGGACAAGCTATAGCTGTAAAGAGATTATCAAGTAATTCTGGGCAAGGAGAAGTCGAATTTAAGAATGAGGTACGGCTACTAGCTAAACTTGATCACCGGAATCTTGTTAGGTTACTGGGGTTCTGCTTGGAAGGAACAGAAAAGCTTCTAATCTACGAGTTTGTGCCTAATTCAAGTCTCGATCAATTTATACATG ATCCAAACAAACGATTCATCCTGGATTGGGAGAAGCGCTACAAAATCATAGAAGGCATAGCTAGAGGGATTCTGTACCTGCATCAAGATTCTCAGCTCCGGATTATTCATCGTGATCTCAAGCCTAGCAACATTCTGTTAGATGGAAACATGAAtgctaaaatttcagattttggaATGGCAAAGTTAATGAAAACTGATCAAACTCATGATGCTGCATCGAGGATCGCTGGAACCTT TGGCTATATTGCTCCGGAATATGCAAGGAAAAGACAGTTCTCGGTCAAGTCAGATGTGTTTAGTTTTGGAGTGCTAGTCTTGGAGATTGTGAGCGGTCAAAAACCTAGTTTCCGCGATGGAGATGACATAGAGCACCTTACGAGCCAT GCATGGAGACGTTGGAGGGAAGGGACTGCTTTAGATCTTATAGATCCCATTTTGAGGAACGACTCAGCAGCTGCAATGATGAGATGCATCCACATAGGGTTACTCTGCGTTCAAGACAACGTAGCTGACAGGCCGACAATGGCTGCAGTTGTTCTGATGCTAAGCAACTCTTCTTTTACTTTACATATACCTTCTAAACCAGCATTTTTTATTAGCAGAAGAACAGATCAACCAGCTTCTTCATTGATCAGCTATACTTCAAGGATGACGCAATCCCAGCTTAAGACTGTCCCACCATCGAAGAATGAGATTTCAATTACTGAGTTAGATCCTCGATAA